Sequence from the Methanobacteriaceae archaeon genome:
AATCAAAAAATACTACATTTTTGAGAATTTAAAATCATTCCCCAATAAAATAAATATTTCAAACGTTATTTCAGCTTTCTAGGAGGTCTGGAATTGGAAATGAAAGAATTAAAATATAAAGTGCTGGAAAATGGTTCTCTGGTTAGTGAAGTTAGCATTAAAAATATAAGACCCTGTATTGCAACTGAAGGTAAGGTCAGAGTTTTAATGCAGTTAGATGCTCCATTAGAAGATATTATTAGTAGTTTAGTTCCCATGTACCCCCCAGGAAAAGTTAATTACGTGGAAAAGAAAAAAATATTGACACTATCCATATATGGCCGCCTAGTTACACTTTATCCGTCTGGTAAAGTTACCATGAACAAGACTCTGGATAAAGAAGATGCTGTAGAAATAATAACTGACGTTATGAAAGCCATAAATCAAGCATATGATAATTTAGAATCTTCAAATGATTCTAAAACTATAGAAAAATTAGATATTCCAAATATTTCACAAGTAGGGCCCATGGATATTTATAAATGTCTTCCTCAGACCGATTGTGAAGAATGTGGTGAAAAAACTTGCATGGCCTTCTCTTTTAAAGTACTTTCAGGAGACAAGCCGCTGAATGAGTGTCTTCCCCTACAAGAACCATGGCATCAGGCCCAGGTGGAGTGTCTGGAAAAGTTACTGGGTCCAGAAATGATGAATACCTTGGGCTGGGAAGGATATTGATTAAAAATTCTTCTAAACAGATATAACTGGAGAAAAAAATGAAAATTGGATTTATAATAACTAAAACTCCTCAGGAAGAAAGTTTTAATAATTTTATCACATTATTAAACATTTACCGGGCTCATGCGGAAATAATCATTTATTTAATTGGAAATGGAGTTTATGGAGGAGTTCATGGGCATGTCCATACCGATTTAATCCATTTCCTGGCTGAAAATCACTCAGTTTCAGTATCTGAAAATGATTTAAAGGCCCGGGGCTTGGGAGAGAATTTAATTCCTGGAGCGAAACTCTTCCACGATTATGATGATTTAGTAGTGGATTTAATGGAAGAAATGGATCAAGTGTTTAGTTTTTAGTAAATTTAGCTGTTAATATTTAATAAATAGTCTTTAAATGTATTTTATAGTGATAAAATGAAAAAAAGACGTTCATCTAAGAAAATGGTGGGAATTAAATGTCAGTGCCAGGATAGGCCATTCCCTATTGAGAAGAAAACTGCTCAAGTCGTGCAGTGCCCTTCCTGCGGAAAGGTTTACAAAACTAATAGGGATAGAAGAACTTGTTTTGATTGTCAGAAAAAGTCTCGCTAGTTTTTAAGATAACGTTAAAATTATTTTTATTTTAATCTATTTTGTATAATATTTATTTAAAAAAAGAAAAAGAAATTAATCTTTTTTACTTGAACATCATTAATAATCCCCTTCCAGTTCCCCATATTACACTAATAGCTATTATAAATATAAGGAATGCCGAAATAGTCATTATAATAGGCTTAATCTGGTCTTCTGAAAGTTTATACCTAAGAACTTCTTCCAGCATGAGTCCTCCATCCAGTGGCTTAAAAGGAAGTAAATTAAAGGTACCTACTGCAAAATTAAGTAAGAAAATCCAGTAGAAAAGATCTTGAAGATACAACCACACCCAAGGTAGTTGTTCCCCATAGTTTTTGGCTACTTTCTCAGTTACTTCCATATTAACAGAACTTCTTATACCAATGTAAGCTCGGGAGGAGTTATTGGGATTTTTTTCCGTTTTAATGTTGAATTTCCCCTGATCCGTTACCAGGACAACTGTTTCGCCGATTTTTAGGTTAGATAGTTCTTCTTGATAATTGGTCAAATTACTGGTGGGAACACCATTAATACTTTCAATTACCATTCCCTCTTTTAACACTCCAACTGCCGGGCTTCCAGGAACAACACTGTTTATCTGAATACCATCTGCGTCAAATGCAGCAGGTACCGCAAAATTCAAAATACAAACAAATGCAATGAAAGTTAGTGCCGCCAACATGAGATTAAATACAGATCCCGCAGCATAAATCCTAAGTTTTGAAGATCTTTTTGATTTTTTTATTTCTTCTTCATCAGGTTCCACAAATGCTCCGGGAAGTATGGCTAACATAAGCACTCCAATGGATTTGATGCTTATTCCTTCCACACGGGCCATAATCCCATGACCAAATTCATGAACAAACATTACCGTGATCAGGGCCAATATCCCGTATCCTAAAGGTACAAATATCTGAGATCCTGGTAAATCTACTCCCGGTAATATCAAAGAAGCTTGGGGCGCTGTGAAAAAGCTCTGAAGTGAAGTGAACAAGAAATACAACATTACTGCCATGAAAAAGAAGGCCACTACTATTCCAATATTCATGGTCCATCTCCAGAACTTCTTATGTCTTTGGGCAATTCTATCAATAAGGCCTCTCATTCGGGTGGTCCGTCTCATTAATATGGGGCCGTGAATCTCAATTTTGAGTTTATCTTTGAAAAGAAATGCAACTACCCATATAATTATGAATAACGCAGCATAAAACTGTAAAACATCCATTAGTTCACCGTTGAATAATTAAATAATATTTTCATTTACTTATTATAAATTTAAATATATGAGATTAATATCTTTTGACTTTAAATCATACTCGAATTACTATTTATAAATACTAATAACCAGATTATTAATTATAAGAATGTATTAAATCATATTTATATTCAGTTCATAAGTACTTGAACTTAATTGATTTTAGAATAAATTTTTAAAATTCATGAATTTAAAGTTATATCATTAATTAAAATATCATTAATTAAACCTTAAAAGAATCAAAAAGAATCACATCACATTCTTCTCCTTCTCCTACACCTTCTTGATTCTCTTCAATAAACACGTAAGCATTAGAATCAACCATGGCCCTAATAACACCAGAGCCCTTACTCATTACTGGCCTGACCCCATTGACATCTACAAAAGCTCTAATATAGTCAGTACGGCCTAAATTAGAGGGAATTTTTTTCTGGGCCACTTTTTTCACGGGTTGGTGCTCATAATTTATATTCTGCATTTTTAAAAGATAGGTTCTTACAAATACATCAAACAAAACCATAGCTGCCACCGGATAGCCAGAAAGCATAAATATGGATTTTTCGTTGACTATTCCAAAACCTACCGGTTTTCCAGGCCTCACAGCTACTCCATGAATCAAGACCTCGCCCAGCTTATCCACCGTATCCACCACCACATCGCCTTTGCTTATGGCCGTTCCTCCAGTAGTAATGATTACATCATATTTCTCAGCTGCCTCTGAAATGGCCTTTTCCATGAGTTGTGCATCGTCTCTGCAGTGACTTATTTCACATTCTGCCATAGCACTCTCCACCAGTGCTCTTAAAGCATATTGATTGGAATTAATTACTTCTGCTCCTTTTAAGTGAAATGTAGGATCAACCAGTTCATTACCAGTTACAATTACGCCCACTTTAGGTTTTTTATATACTTCTACATCACCATATCCTGCTGAAGCAATGAGGGCCAACTCTTGAGGTCTTAAAAGCCTTCCAGAACCCAGAATCTTATCGCCTTTACTAATATCTTCTCCTACATAAGAAACGTTTTCTCCCGGACTTAGAGTGGCAAGAACTTCCAGTTGATCACCTTTTTCATAGGTGTATTCTTCCATGACCACCGCATCAGCACCGGCAGGTATGGGCGCGCCCGTAGCAATTTTAACTGCTTGGCCAGATATTATCTCTACAGAAGAAGAGTCCCCAGCACCAATTCTATCAATAATGGTCAGATGGGCTGGATTTGAAGGAGATGAAGTAAAGGTATCTTGGGCCTGAAGGGCGTAGCCATCCATGGCCGATCTATCAAATGGAGGAGAATTATGCTGAGATATGAATTCACTACAGTTAACCCGATTATGGGCCTTTTCTAGTTTTATTATCTCTTCAGACATTATTTTCTGATTTTCTTCTATAATTTGCCGGGCTTTTTCTACAGGAATGAGCTTGGAAAGAAACATTTTATCTTGCTCTTTAAGGTGTTTTAATGGATAAATATAAGTTAATAATTAATTTAATTTGGTTTTAATTTGTTGAAAAGGTTTTTATTGATTTTATTAGAGTTATTAAAATCATGTATCTATTCAAAACCACTTATATCTATGTTAATTTCTATTTTATGTTAATTCTAAATCCTGAAACAACTTTATTAGTTTTAAAATATATACTATAATAAATTGTAGCAAATAGCTAATTATTATGGAATAGAATTATGGAATAGAATATAAATTATAAATATATTTATTTAGAATAATTCAATTTAATCATTTTTAAAAAATTTAAGAGGTTTATCTCTTGACTCATGAAAAAAACATGATTGAAATAAGTTCACTTAGCAAGAGATTTGGTAAGATTACTGCCTTAAACGAGCTCAGTCTCAATATAAAAAAAGGAGAACTTTTAGGAATAATTGGTCCTAATGGGGCCGGTAAAACCACTGCTATCCGGATTATTTCCTGCATCCTCCACCCTGACCAGGGCAAGGTCATGGTGGGTGGTTACAACGTAATGAAAAATCCCCTAGAAATAAAGAGCATGATTGGCTATTTACCTGAAGAACCTAATTTATACGAGCGTTTTAAGGCATACGATCTTTTAAAATATTTTGGTGAACTTTATGGTGTTCCTAAAGATCGTTTAGACGCCAGGATTGAGGAATTATTGGAACTGGTAGGAATGAGTGACCGAGCCCATCACAGAATCAATACTTTCTCTAAAGGGCTGCGCCAAAGGATTGGGATTGCTCGAGCACTGGTTCACGATCCAGAAATAATTATATTCGATGAACCAACCATGGGCCTGGATCCGGCCACTGCCATATCCATCCGAGAATTTATTGGTGGCTTGAAAGGAGAGAAGACCATTATTTTATGTACTCATTACATGGATGAAGCCGATTTATTGTGTGATAGAGTAGCTATTTTAAATCAGGGCCAGATACTGGATATGGGCAGCCCTGGAGAATTAAAATCAAAAATTCACGGGAATTTGATTTTGAAAATAAACTTAAAGGAGCCCTCTCAGTTTTCTAAGAGTGATTTTAAATCAATAGAATCTTATTCCAGTGTTGAAAATATTGTTTTGAATGGAAAAGATTTAGATATTTCATTAAATAGTCGAAAAGATATTTCTGATATTGTTAAGCACATAGGTTCCAATCTTATGGCTGTGAATACTAAAGAACCTACTTTAGAAGATGTTTTTATTCAAACCGTCAGTAATATTAAGAGAAATTAGAGAATAGGGCATAACTTCAAGATATTCAATATATTAAACACATCATAGCTACATCTTTTACAATTTATATAATTATTTGTTTAATTATAATAAAAAGGTTTTAAATATGGGATCCTGGACAATAACCCGATGGGAACTGAAGAACACGCTTCAAAGCCGTAAATTTATTTTAATATTCTTTTTCCAGTTAGCAGTGCTATTAATGATGGTGCTGTTTTTTAATGGTTTCATGAGCAATATTGAATCTCAGCAAGGAGTAGGACTTACCCCTTCTTTAAATGGGTTTGCCTCATTAGATGTGGCTGATTCTCAAGGAATTTTCAAAAATAATCTAAATCCGCAGATACTTGAAATAGGGCCGGTATCAAATAGTTCCCTGCAACTTATCAGCCAGGGAAAATTAACTGGTCTGCTTTTAGTTTCAAAAAATGTCAGTTTATCGAATAATACCATATCTCCACTCAAAAGCGAGATTTTTATTGATTATAGTGACCCTAAAAGAAGTGTGGTAAGAGATGAAGTCCAATTAGCAGGTAATAAAACTTCAGCAATCATTTCACAGCAGTTAATTAATAGTATAAGTCCTAATTTTTCACAATCATCCCCAGAACCACAAGTTCAACAAGAATCTACCGGAGAATCACTCCCCCTACAACTTATAACCAAAATAATGACTGCAGTTTTATTATTCTTACCATTGTTCCTCTTTGGAAATCTGGTAGTGGACAGCATAGTTGGTGAAAAGGAACGTAAAACCGGAGAGATACTAATAGCCATGCCTATATCCAGAACATACATCATTTTAGGCAAAAGTATGGCTGTTGTATTGACAATGGCCGTACAGGTGGCTTTGTGGATGATATTGATGATTTTAGCAGGTTTTACACTTGGTAATCCCTTGCTGGTTTACCTTATTGTAGTAATCACCGCAGTACCCATTGTAGGCCTCACCTCCATTATAGCAGCTTATGCTAAAAATTATAAAGAGGCCGGAATTGGAATAACCTTTGCCTACATTGCCATAATTGGATTTTTAATAGTTCCAGCACTGGCTTATGTCGCCCAACAAGGCAAGTCCGTTAGTTTATCCACTATGACCTTGATTATAAAGATATTTTCTGGATCCCCTATGGGCTGGGGAGATATTGTAATTCCCCTAATATTTATCCTCATAATAAGTGCCATTTCCTATTGGGCAGCAATATGGTTATTTAGAAGAGATGATATTGTATTTGGGCCCCGTCCAGGATTATTCAAACTTTTAATCGCTTTTATTGGATTTAGCAAAATTATGAAAAGGATAAGGGGATCTTAATGTTAGTAGAAACAATTTACAGACATATTTATGCCCATATTTATCATTTTAAAGTATATAATCCCACATACGGGTGGAAATTATGAGAATATTAGCTTTATCCAAAAAAGAATCTGAGGACATTCTTTCAAATAAAATTTACTTGCTTGTTGTAGTTGTCCAGCTTTTTATAATACTGGGGGCCTTTGGTCTGGCATTTATAAGCTCCATGATTAGTGACCCTAATTTAATAGACCAATGGCAGGGCAGCTCAGCAATTAAAGTGGGAATAACCGAGGATTTAAATGGATCTGCCCTTGAAAAAAGTCTTAAAGCTCAAAATCTGAATTTAGTTTACTTTAAAACTGCTCAAGAGGGTAAAAATGCTTTGGGGACGCGTATGGTGGCCATGATTTATCTAACAAACTCCAAAGGAGATATTGGCCTGGATGCCAATACGGCTAATGTTTTTTATTCTGTGGTGGCCAGTAAAATCACCAAGGCACTTGATTCATATCGCCTACAGCAAAAACTATCTAAACAAGGTCTCTCCACGTCACAAATTGCCGCTATTGAGAATCCTGTGGTTTTAAAAGAAGTTCCCATTAATGCTAATTCCACTTCACCACTGGCCCTGGACAGTTCTTATTTTGTGGAGATAATGTATGGATTTATTATACCATTTATAGTACTTTTACCATTTTTCTTGGCCAGTAATATTGTTACTGACAGTGTAGTGGGTGAAAAAGAGAGAAAAACCTTTGAAGTACTTTTAATGACACCATTGTCCAGTACCATGGTGGTTGTTGGTAAAATATTGCCTATACTTTTATTTTCGCTAGTGCAGAGCGCGGCATGGATATTACTATTAGAACTGCTTAAGGTGCCAATTTACCATAGTTTGCTGCTTTTGGTGCTCTTATTTTTTGTAGGATTAATTTTTATCGGATTAGGAGTTATAATTTCCATGTTGGTGGATAGTACCAAGGAAGCAAATTCAGCCATAACCCTATTGCTTTTCTTTGCCACATTTGTGCTGTTTGTGCCGCTTTTCATGGACATGCCAGCCCTACAAGGAATTTTAAACTTGATACCCACCATAATTATGGTTCGAATGACATCCACACCGGTTCTGGACCCTCTAATTATTCTATCATTTTTACCAACCATAGCAATTGCTATAGGAATATTTGGCCTTTCAGTTTATTTCTTTAAAAAAGAAGGAGCTATAAGGCTATAAAAATATGATTTTAATAGGGTATTGAAAATTTTCAATGAGAAGGGAATTGGTAATTGAAAATGGAAAAGGGATTGGAATGGGCTTAAAAAAAATTAATTCTAGGAAATAATATGGAAAAAGTAGTCAAAATTTTCTTTTTTAAATTTCCAATTACATAAAATACATGAAAATAGTTATAACTGTCCCCACTACCAAAGGAATGGTTAAATTATCATCAATAGGGCTGTAGGCCTCAGTTATTGCACCAGCGATAGCTCCTGCCAAAGCTGCCAGTAGGGAGACTTGAGTTAGGGCCCCTAAAAAGGCTGCTGCTATGAAAGTTAAAGAACCCTCCCATGTCTTTTTTGGATTAAAAATCAAAGGATGTTTACCCCATCGCGTTCCCACAAGGGTAGAAAGAGAATCACCCAATGCCAGAGTCAATATAGCAGCATTGGCCACAGCCAGGTTTTGTCCAAAAATTATCAAGGTCAGGGACAAACCAGCAAAAAAATAAATAAACCCTTTTTCATTGTCATTTCTTCTACAACTGTTTAAAAGCATGGAAAAAAGGAAAATATCTCTTTTTTTATCTATTTTATAGATTATTTCCCCCATTACCGTGGCGAAAATGGTCAATGCAATTAAATAGGGAAGCGATAAAAAAGGCTCCAGAAAAATAAATAAAAGGCCAGATGCGTGTACTAGTTGTCTTAAAGTCTCTTTTTGCATGAATAATTAGCACCTGATTCTATTTTTGAGTATTAAATTAAAATAAATAAAGAAAGAAATAAAATAAAAAAATTAATAGACTAAAAAATGATCTCCTTAGTCCCTCAATTTTCTCTTTAAAGGTTTTTAAGCCATGAATTTTTCAATTACTCCATGATAAGCTTCTTGAAGTTTTTCAACTTTCATTTGGGCAAGTTCATCAATAACTAATACATTACCTTTAACTTCCCCAATGACCGAACATGGTGCGTCAATTTTTTCCAAAATTGCATCAACCGCATCATTTTTAACGGTGATTATGTATCGGGCGTGTGATTCAGAAAGTAAAGTCTCAAATTCAGACATATCTTCCCGTGGAGCTAAAGAAATATCCACATTGGCCCCTAAGCCGCTTTTAATAGCCATTTCAGATAAAGCAATGCCTATTCCTCCAGCAGAACAGTCATGGATAGCCGTAATATTACCTTCCACATCATCTTTCAATAAATCAAGAATGCTATGGGTAGATTGGATTTCATCATCAATCCTTATCTGTGGAGCAGACCCTTGAACCAGGCCATGCACAGTTCTCTGATATTCAGAGCCATCCAGCTCATTATAGGTCCATCCAATTACAATAATCTGGTCCCCTTCTTCTTTGAAGTCCATAGTCCGCACATCACCAATATTGGCCACTCCCACTACGCCCACTACGGGAGATGGATTGACCGTGATTCCTTCAGTTTCATTGTAAAAACTTACATTTCCACTAATAACTGGAGTTTTAAACTTTCCTGCTATGTCAGACATTCCTTTAACACATTCCCTAAATTGCCAGAATACTTCTGGTTTTTCTGGATTTCCAAAGTTCAAACAGTCCACTACACATAATGGCTCAGCACCCATAGATACCACATTTCTTATGGCCTCGGCCACTGATCCTGCTCCACCATGATAAGGATCCAATTTAGTGTGTATACTATTACAATCTGCAGTTAAAGCCACAGCCTTTTCATCATCTACTCTTAAAACCGCAGCATCGTCTCCTGGTTTAACCATGGTTCGAACTTGAACTTCGTGGTCGTACTGACGGTACACCCAGCGCTTGCTGGCCATATTCTGAGAAGACAATAGTTTTAAAAGAGCTTCTTCAGCAGAAGGATGCTCTACTTCCACATATTCCTCATTTTTCACTGGTGCTATGGCTTCTCTTTCTACTGTTGGAGGATCTGCCAAAAGGTTAGCTGGTAGATCAGCTATTATTTCCCCTTCTTCTTCCACTACCATTAATTTGGTATTGGTTACTTCACCAATTACTGCTGCCGGAAGTTCGTATTTTTCACATATCTCCAGTACCGCATCAGTTTGAGCAGGATTAATAACAAAAACCATCCTTTCCTGAGATTCAGAAAGCATAATCTCATAAGGAGTCATTCCTTCCTCACGAAGAGGTATCTTAGTCAGTTCCACCAGGGCCCCGTTGCCACATTTATCGGCCAGTTCACTGATACAGCAGGTCAAGCCCCCACCACCAAGATCCTTAACTCCAGTAACTGGAAGCTTTTCCATAATCTCTAAACTAGCTTCTAAAACCTTTTTCTTAGTGAATGGATCACCAATTTGCACTGCCGGGCGATCCTCTATTTCAGAAGCTGTGGTAAGTTCTTCTGAGGCAAAGGTAACACCATGAATACCGTCCCGGCCAGTTCTGCCACCCATAAGTAAGAAAACATCACCTATATTAGGAGCGATTCCTTTTACCAGGTCTTTTTTAGGTACAATACCGGCACACATCACATTAACCAGAGGATTAGATCGGAAATTTTCATCAAATTCTACTTCTCCCCCTACCGTAGGTATTCCCACCCGGTTACCATAATCTGAAATTCCTTTTACCACATGTTCAAAGAGGTAGCATGATTTTTGATCTTCCAGCGGACCAAAACGAAGAGAATCTAAAAGAGCTATGGGCATAGCACCCATAGAAATAATATCCCTTAATATACCACCAATACCAGTTCCTGCCCCACCATAAGGTTCTATGGCTGAAGGGTGGTTGTGACTTTCAATTCCCACAGTCAAAGCCAGCTTATCAGTTATGGATACCACTCCCGCATCATCTCCAGGCCCCATTATTATATTCTCACCTTCAGTGGGAAATAGTCCCAGTACTGGTCGGCTGCTCTTGTAGGAACAGTGCTCTGAGAACATAATATCCAACATACCGTGTTCCAGGGAGTTAGGTTCCCTGCCAAGTTTTTCTCTTATAAAATCCATTTCTGAATCAGTTAATGCCATTTTACCACCCTTGACTAAATTAGATTATGAAATAATATTTACTTAAATTAATATCTTTGTATTCACTATCCAAACTAAATTTTAAATATAAATTCTATAAATTCTATAAAATATTCATCCTATAATTTAGTTTAATAAATAGATTAATTAATCTTTTTATGAAATATTTTGAAAACTTATTTTAGTTTATTTAAAAAAATAAAATTAAAGAATAAAACAAAAAATATGGAAAACCTATGTCTTAAAAATAGACACCTTGAGTTCATGCTCCTCTATTTTCCATTCTTTTGTATATTCCCCTTCTTCTGTATTAAATGATATTTTTTCCGCACGAACCTCATGGCCAACAAATTCCATTTGTTTTTCCACCAAAGCTTCAAATTCACTGCTGCAATCCACAGAAACTTTAATATGGGCTTCCACATCCAAGTCCATATCTTTTCTCATGTCCTGGATCCTCCGAATAAGTTCCCGGGCCATGGATTCTGAGAGAATTTCAGGAGTAAGCTGAGTATTGACAAATACACTGCCACCCTCAAATTCAGCACTCACCACATCCTCTGGAAGTTCAGTTTCAAATATAACATCTTCTGGAGACAATTTCACAGATTTATCAGCCAGCTGAATGGTAATTGAGCCCTCACTATCCAGTTTATGCTTTAGTTCCATTCCATCGGCTTTTTCCAGTTCTTTTCCAACTAAAGGTACGTCTTGCCTTAATCGCGGGCCCAGAGTCTTGCGGTTAGGAGTGGGATTTAATTTTAATTGAGGGAATTCAGATGCAGTTACTACTGTTTTGGTGTTGGCCTGTTCCTTGAGTACTGCTTCTAATGATTTTGCAGCCTGGAGGGCTTTTTCATCTTCAGAAACCACAATTATTTCACTTACTGGCCATCGAAGCTTGTAACGGGCCACATCCCTGGCTCGGGCACAGGCCTCAATAATTTCACGGGCCACATCCATTTCAGATTCCAGTTCAGGATTAATAAGCTCAGGTGAGTAATTCCAGTCTAGCATGTGTATACTCTCTGGATGTTTCATTCTCACAGACCTTACCAGATTTTGATAAATGTCTTCCGTTATATGTGGAGCAATTGGAGCCATCAAAGTAATTAAAAGCTCTAAAACAGTGTAAAGCGTATGGTAGGCACCTAACTTATCAGGATCGTCTTTTTCCACCCAGGTCCTGCCCCTGATTAATCTTACATACCATCGGCTCAAGTCTTCTAAGATGAAGTGATTAATACTTCGGGTTGCTTTGTGGAAGAAAAGGTTATCTAATGCTTCACTGACTTCCTGGGCCACCGAATTAATTCTAGATAGTATCCAGTAATCCTCATCCCGGAGTTTTATATCTTTTTCGGTGTAAAATTCTGGACTGAAGTTATCCAGGGCCATGTAGGTAGTGGAGAACACATAAACATTCCATAAAATGTTAAACATTTTACTGACATTCTTTAACTCGTCCCACACGAATTTTAAATCATCCCATGGCTTGTTGGCCCATAGGAGATAGAAACGCATGATATCTGCACCATACAGTTCTATTACTTCTCCGGGTTCCACCACATTACCCAGTGATTTACTCATTTTTCTTCCATCTTCATCAAGAGTAAATCCATGCATTAAAACCTTTTGATACGGGGTTTGATTCAGGGCAATTACTCCAGTACCTAGCTGGGAGTAAAACCATCCTCTGGTCTGGTCGTGGCCTTCAGTAATGAAATCATAGGGGAACCATTCTTCAAAGAGTTCTTTTTCCTGAGGATAATGAAGAGAAGCCCATCCCGCAACTCCAGAGTCAATCCAAACATCTAAAACGTCAGGAGTACGTTTCATGTTTTCGCCACACTTGCAGGGGATGATTATGTCATCCACATGAGGCCTGTGGATAAAATCTCCTTGTAGAGTGTCTTCTACGGCTTTTTCTTTAAGTTCGGCCACCGAACCTACCACAGTAATTTCTCCACAGCCTTCACAGGACCAGATAGGGATAGGTATTCCCCAGTATCTCTGTCGGGAAATGGTCCAGTCCCTGGCATTTTCAACCCAGTTTCTAAATCGACTTTCCCCTGCCCAAGAAGGCACCCATTTAACTTTATCCAGTTCAGAGAGCATCTGGTCTTTTATTTGGGTGATTTTTAAGAACCACTGTTGAGTAGCCAGATAAATAATAGGAGTTTTACATCTCCAGCAGAATCCATACCGGTGGTTTATAATACTTGCTTTTAAAAGAAGTCCATGCGTGTCCAGATCAGCAACTATACCTTGGTCAGCATCTTTCACAAACTGGCCCTCGTATTTTCCGGCCTCGTCTTTAAATAATCCCGTTTCATCCACCGGACAGAATATAGGTAATCCATATTCTTTTCCTATTTCAAAATCCTCTGGACCGTGCCCAGGGGCGGTGTGAACACAACCAGTACCATCAGTAAGAGTTACATGGTCACCAGGGAGTATTTTATGTTCAAATACTTTTTGTTGAGGTATTTCATCAGTTAAAGGATGTTTATATGCTTTTCCTTGTAATTCAGATCCTTTTA
This genomic interval carries:
- a CDS encoding (Fe-S)-binding protein, coding for MKELKYKVLENGSLVSEVSIKNIRPCIATEGKVRVLMQLDAPLEDIISSLVPMYPPGKVNYVEKKKILTLSIYGRLVTLYPSGKVTMNKTLDKEDAVEIITDVMKAINQAYDNLESSNDSKTIEKLDIPNISQVGPMDIYKCLPQTDCEECGEKTCMAFSFKVLSGDKPLNECLPLQEPWHQAQVECLEKLLGPEMMNTLGWEGY
- a CDS encoding DsrH/TusB family sulfur metabolism protein → MKIGFIITKTPQEESFNNFITLLNIYRAHAEIIIYLIGNGVYGGVHGHVHTDLIHFLAENHSVSVSENDLKARGLGENLIPGAKLFHDYDDLVVDLMEEMDQVFSF
- a CDS encoding site-2 protease family protein; the protein is MDVLQFYAALFIIIWVVAFLFKDKLKIEIHGPILMRRTTRMRGLIDRIAQRHKKFWRWTMNIGIVVAFFFMAVMLYFLFTSLQSFFTAPQASLILPGVDLPGSQIFVPLGYGILALITVMFVHEFGHGIMARVEGISIKSIGVLMLAILPGAFVEPDEEEIKKSKRSSKLRIYAAGSVFNLMLAALTFIAFVCILNFAVPAAFDADGIQINSVVPGSPAVGVLKEGMVIESINGVPTSNLTNYQEELSNLKIGETVVLVTDQGKFNIKTEKNPNNSSRAYIGIRSSVNMEVTEKVAKNYGEQLPWVWLYLQDLFYWIFLLNFAVGTFNLLPFKPLDGGLMLEEVLRYKLSEDQIKPIIMTISAFLIFIIAISVIWGTGRGLLMMFK
- a CDS encoding molybdopterin molybdotransferase MoeA gives rise to the protein MFLSKLIPVEKARQIIEENQKIMSEEIIKLEKAHNRVNCSEFISQHNSPPFDRSAMDGYALQAQDTFTSSPSNPAHLTIIDRIGAGDSSSVEIISGQAVKIATGAPIPAGADAVVMEEYTYEKGDQLEVLATLSPGENVSYVGEDISKGDKILGSGRLLRPQELALIASAGYGDVEVYKKPKVGVIVTGNELVDPTFHLKGAEVINSNQYALRALVESAMAECEISHCRDDAQLMEKAISEAAEKYDVIITTGGTAISKGDVVVDTVDKLGEVLIHGVAVRPGKPVGFGIVNEKSIFMLSGYPVAAMVLFDVFVRTYLLKMQNINYEHQPVKKVAQKKIPSNLGRTDYIRAFVDVNGVRPVMSKGSGVIRAMVDSNAYVFIEENQEGVGEGEECDVILFDSFKV
- a CDS encoding ABC transporter ATP-binding protein, whose product is MIEISSLSKRFGKITALNELSLNIKKGELLGIIGPNGAGKTTAIRIISCILHPDQGKVMVGGYNVMKNPLEIKSMIGYLPEEPNLYERFKAYDLLKYFGELYGVPKDRLDARIEELLELVGMSDRAHHRINTFSKGLRQRIGIARALVHDPEIIIFDEPTMGLDPATAISIREFIGGLKGEKTIILCTHYMDEADLLCDRVAILNQGQILDMGSPGELKSKIHGNLILKINLKEPSQFSKSDFKSIESYSSVENIVLNGKDLDISLNSRKDISDIVKHIGSNLMAVNTKEPTLEDVFIQTVSNIKRN
- a CDS encoding ABC transporter permease subunit — protein: MGSWTITRWELKNTLQSRKFILIFFFQLAVLLMMVLFFNGFMSNIESQQGVGLTPSLNGFASLDVADSQGIFKNNLNPQILEIGPVSNSSLQLISQGKLTGLLLVSKNVSLSNNTISPLKSEIFIDYSDPKRSVVRDEVQLAGNKTSAIISQQLINSISPNFSQSSPEPQVQQESTGESLPLQLITKIMTAVLLFLPLFLFGNLVVDSIVGEKERKTGEILIAMPISRTYIILGKSMAVVLTMAVQVALWMILMILAGFTLGNPLLVYLIVVITAVPIVGLTSIIAAYAKNYKEAGIGITFAYIAIIGFLIVPALAYVAQQGKSVSLSTMTLIIKIFSGSPMGWGDIVIPLIFILIISAISYWAAIWLFRRDDIVFGPRPGLFKLLIAFIGFSKIMKRIRGS
- a CDS encoding ABC transporter permease; the protein is MRILALSKKESEDILSNKIYLLVVVVQLFIILGAFGLAFISSMISDPNLIDQWQGSSAIKVGITEDLNGSALEKSLKAQNLNLVYFKTAQEGKNALGTRMVAMIYLTNSKGDIGLDANTANVFYSVVASKITKALDSYRLQQKLSKQGLSTSQIAAIENPVVLKEVPINANSTSPLALDSSYFVEIMYGFIIPFIVLLPFFLASNIVTDSVVGEKERKTFEVLLMTPLSSTMVVVGKILPILLFSLVQSAAWILLLELLKVPIYHSLLLLVLLFFVGLIFIGLGVIISMLVDSTKEANSAITLLLFFATFVLFVPLFMDMPALQGILNLIPTIIMVRMTSTPVLDPLIILSFLPTIAIAIGIFGLSVYFFKKEGAIRL